The Motacilla alba alba isolate MOTALB_02 chromosome 3, Motacilla_alba_V1.0_pri, whole genome shotgun sequence DNA window CTTTATTACCAGGTATCAGCATCACTGAAGGCTGGGGCTTTCCAGACTCCCTGACTCCTTGGCCTGTCTCCCGGGGGATGGCTCTAGGGTTACTTCAGGATTCTGGACATTCAGCAAAAATTCACCAAGTGCAAGAAATTTTAGACCCTAAAACATGGATTCTATAAAATAGAATTTGTTCCATGAGGAAACTTTAAACCTCATCTTTTCATCTGGAAGCTCTGTGTAAGGCAGCAATTTTCATAACACAAAGGAGAAAGGCAGTGGGTACAGAACCATTTGTGCAGTTGTGATAGCACCAAGAACAATGGGAATTGAAGTTTCAATTTACGGAAACTCCCACAACATACTTGAATGTCAGGAATCTTTTTCTGGTCTCTCTTCAAGTGTGATGTTTTGAGAGTGGCTGAGCTTCAGAGCTTCAGGTGGCTGCACTCCAAAACCACTGTCCCACAAGAGACAGTGCCCAAAGACAACTTATTGTTTCTTTTGCCCCTTATGAACACAACAAACTTCTCCACTGCTCAGGGTGGAAACCATGGTAAGATGTTCTTTTTGTACAGGGTATGTTTTGCACCCAGCACAAGAGGAGTCTTTAGCACTCAGTTAACActagcaagaagaaaataaaagtaataccTCCCCCCATGAATTAAAACCATTAGTAACATATATAATTCTGTAACAGGTTGTTATTCAGTTGTATTATTTTGGAGAtataagggattttttttgtttaattagcAGTCCAGCTCTGGGGTAGGAGTATTACTCATAGGCAGGAGATTGAGGTGTGGCAGATTGCTGACTATGAAACCAGGGAAAATGAAAGGTATTTGTAATCTTGACAGAGGTACTCAGAAATCTTACAAGGTAATACTTCTAGTACTTTTAGATTTTCCAGTGCACTCCAGAAAGGAACAGCTACCCTACTGGGCAATTATCCTAAACTGTACCTTAACCTTGGGCTGCAGCACATACGTCCTGGATTGTTTGAACTTGCATCTGATATTCTGTATTGTGCAAAAGGTGTTCTGTGTCTTTTAAAGACTTCATGCATGAAGACCTCTTACAGCCCTACAGCCCTACTTTTATGGTAGAAGAAAAATACTAGTCACTGCATGCTTGAAGCCCAAATCATTCTGGAACACACTCACATTTTGTCCATATCTTTCTGGAAGTTCAGTGACTCCAGGGAATAAACTTCCAGCCACAAACTGGAAGGGGACTGGACTGAGATGTCGGTGATGCTGCATGAAGatcactgctgccaccagcaagAGAcctgaggcagaggagggagagagacacCAACATAGCATCTGCATTGTAGGTGAGCCAGGAGACTCACTGGTGTGTGCAATTCAGACAATTctcagaaagacagaaaataactCATGGTAAACCTTTAACTTGATGAATTCTGCTCTTGCATCATTACTAGGTGTCTGAATAGATTTCAGTCTCCTTGAATTTATTCATTATTCAAGCAATCAGACAAAAATTACCTAGTCCACAATGTAAAAGTACATGCACAAGTCATAACATGCAGCTGTATCTTTTCATGGAGAAATTAACTTCTCAAGATCGTTCTTCTAGAGGGAATATTCATAGGATATTCTCAATTCTAAGCATAGTAAGTAATAATATccacttctttctctttggaTTTCAAGACATTAAGGGTATTCCAAATGAGGACAAAGTAGCACTGTGCTAATCACTGCACTAAGTACAAATGAGAAATTGGGCACCTCTTTTTTGCAGATATTGTTGAAAATCCCATCAGAAGTGAAAGAGGCTCCAAAGGCACCCAGGTTGACTGTGACACAGCTAGGAAGTTAATCCAGTCTCAGAGTTCAGATTTCACATAAGGCAAACCCTTCTTGTGCTAATTCTTCACTGGCAGACAAAAGTATCTTTTTCTAAGGATCACTGCGTGGTGCCAGAATGCCAGCTCACGGTGGGCTGGAACTGGACCAGGTTAGTTTCCGGTACTTGCAGTTATgggaaactaaaaaaaaaaaaaaaaaaaaagagccataCAAAAGTGGCAAGATGGCCAGGCCAATGGAGTTTAGTGGTAAAAATATCATCACCAGTTACCAAACTGCCCTACATTGGAGGTTGTGTTGTCCCAAAAGAGGGAAGGCAGTGTCATGTATCAGTATCCTCACCAGTGGGACTTATTGTGCATAGGACATGGATCCTGCTCCTGTTCAGGtaaaaacaaacttaaaaagATGTTCTGCTTCAACAAAATCTCTccaaaaaagagatttaaatatCCGTGGAATAAGAGGAATCCGTCTGGGCAGTTGGCTGCCTAGCTTTTCTTCTGTGAGTCCAGCACAAGTAATTCTTGTTCAGCAATTGTCTCAGCCCACTTCCTCTTTGTGACATTACCATGCTAGACACTAACTCACCACTCTGGAGATGAGtgttagaaaatgaaaatatctacTCATCTTTAGGTGGTTTGTCACCATCTGTCACCAAGCCTATTTCAGAGACAACTGCAGAAAGTTGGATCAGAAAGTAGATTTAAAACCACATtacacatgggaaaaaaatgctatcCAGGAAACCTTTTTACTGGTCTAAATTATAAATCATGCCTtggaagaatttttattttggagaagTGTTTGGTGAGATGCTGCATTTGACCACAGACAGCTGGGCTGTTTAATCATTTAGTATCATTTACTTCCATAGCAACTTATTTAATCCACTGCATCTGACTTCATATCGTagtggaaaagaagaaagcacatacacacacacacatatatagatatatatgcCTATatgtctatctatctatatatgtgtgtgtgtataagtATGTTCTTAGAATTATGtataataatacatttttatatatacaattATGCACACAAAAATCTGCAATGTCTGATGTGATTAGAGCTTCTCATCttacaataaagaaaatacaagaacAGAATTAACTCAGGTCACATGGGATGCTGAAATTTAAAGGGCAAGAAGAGTTCTTAtgttaagaaaacatttattttcagattttgcaCTTAACAGTTGCATGGAGTCAATGCTACATAAGGGATGGGGACAAGAGTGAGTAATATGGTTTGATTTTCCACAGTAAAAAGTGATGGAAATGAATGCCTCAGCTATTGTGAAGCTAGCTTCGTTTCCCAGTAAGCTCTTAGTGATACATGGAAATACACTTCAGTATTTATATTTCAAGATAATATTCAACATAATTCAGTAGCAAGACACTGTTCTCACAGATAGATGTAAGAAAGCCATCGTGTGAAGaactaaaggaaaaagtaaaagctCTTTGAAGGAGAGAATACTATGAACTCAGAAAAGCACCTGattaaatatttaaggattTACTGAAACAGAATAATGGGGGCAACTCTTGATTTGCTGTCTAAAATCTTAATGTGTTCTTCTGCAGTCTGATCATGGCCATCTTGGAGTTGTTTGGTTTGAATGAAAACCCCCACCCTGAAAGCAGAGATAGTTTCAGACATGAACACATCTTACTGCTGAGCCCAAGAGACTTAGGTAGCAGCATAAAGCATCCATCATGCCAGTGCAAACAGCCAGTGTGAGGGGAGAGGATTTGCCTTTTTCAGGAGGGTCCATGGACCTTACACTTGTCCACAACCACTGGTGGGCAACTCCAATGGCTCCCACTGGACCAGTATTTTCTAAGAGTGGTTCAGCCTTGTGTTTGAGAGGTCCTCTTTAAAACTAGAGGAAAATTGACACTCGGTGCTTGTCCTCTATTAAAAAGGATGCTACCTGGGCACTGTAGAAACTAAAGTGACACTATCCCATGGATTTGCTCCAAAGGTCTTCATCACAGACAAACTGATATGAGATATTGACAACATGAAGAATCCATATCAGAAACCTAGCATTGAGTGACCCAGATACCAATACTCAGTCATTTGAGCCTTCTGTATGGGCTCTCTGAGGTTACCAACAGAAGCCATTCCATGTTCCACAATTGCCAGCTACCACATGTACACTGTATATCTATGTCTTTTATAGGATGAGACCTTCATCGGATCTCAGATCTGCTTTACCTaatctttaatttaaaacatggaaaaaaatcctcttcagCAGTATTTCCCATGCAGGATTCTTATTATTCTGAGAGTCTCCCATACAAACATTGAGGTGTCAGGGCAAGGGCCATTCTCTGGTGCTGGCAGCCACTGTATGGCCAGAGTCACCAACAGTAACAATTGAAGATCTATTCCTGACCTCAGCTCTTGTCAGCTGCACTGTGAAACTGGCAATTGCATGGCTTCTCAAGATACTGTTCAAAAGAGGGTAGGGAACCTGAAAGCATACAGGTGATGAAAGTCACCTGCTCTCCAAATGCAAGagtttctctctccctctctcccctggCCACACACAGCACCTAAGGAAACAGGGCTCTGGACCTCATCATCCCCAGTTACACTCCTGAAGCAGACAGGTTTGAGTACCTGCTAATGTACGCATTAGGGCTATGATTTGCAGTAATCCCATATCAGTCCATAGCACTTGTCAGCATTTTTATATCCAATAAATTGTTCCCATTTCTCCAGAGCCTCGTTCATAGTGCATGAGTatgagctgagctctgcaatGCATTTGTTATGCAGCCAAGTATGTGATATGGCTCAGGGGCTTGGCCAGCCTCCCAGGACTTGTTGAAGATCACAGAAGTAGAGTAGGTGGCTCAGTAGAGCCACCAAGAATAGTTATCTGGGGGTCCCTCTTCAGAAATAGCTGAGCAACATCCCTCTCTTCTACATACATGAATCTTGGCATTTTTCCTAACAACTTAAAAAATTCCCTAAACCAGatttctgaaacaaagaaacaatcTTGACCCTGTAGAGAAGGAATCTAATCTTTCCTTTATacttagacttttttttctatagtGTTTGAATTTGGACCTGTCTAAGCCTTAGACATTTCCGCTGAAATAATGTAAAAGGGATTTCAAGTGCTGAGAGCCACAGTTTCTGAGTACCTAAATGGGGGTACCTTAAGAGTCCAGATTTTCATTCAGGACAGAATTTAAGAATTTCTCAGTAGGGATCAGGCCTCTTAACACATCTATCTGAGAAACGAGGTATCCAAGGAGTCCCAGTCGCTCCTGGAAACTCTGGCACTGTTCTCCTGTTGAGGCTTTCAACTCTGACAGAGAGCTTGACTCTCCTGACCCTTCTGTCAGAAGGATCAAACAACAAAGCTGCCAGCTTCACAGTGACATGTTGAAGCTATTTTTGAAACTCTCTACTGTCCATCAGTTATAACACCCTTTTTGGAGGCTAAAATAGAAACCAGTTTCCAGTATctacaaaccaaaacccaacgGATACTTTTGGCATTGTCTGACACGTTCTTGGGAGCCTCAACAGGGAGGCCAGGAAAAGTGTGGACATAAAGCCAAGCCAAAGACATCCTATCTGAAAAGAACTGAACTATGCTGgacaaaatactttaaagccCTATGTGGAAGAAAAACCACTTCAAACAATATTATGATCATATTTGGAAAAGTTTTATATCCATATTTTCAGAGCAAGTGATGCTGTTACTTCTCAACAAGGCACCAGCACCAAGATCTGTACTCATAGTAGGAGCATTACTAAAACCAGCAAACCAGAGTGCAAATGGTCTACCAAGTCAAACAGCAGACACAACAAGATAAGAAAGAAATTGTGTCCCATAATTCCAGTCCACAAGAAGAACACTGCTTTAGTTTCTCAAGGAGATGATCAAGGAAATTGCCTAGTAACAACAtcaattctgttttttctgtagACAGAAAACATAATACATTGCATCTTATTAATGATAACAAAAGAGCAGATGATAGGAAAGGAAGATCCaataatgtttttctctttttaacatTTGCCTAGACCTTGAGTTGAGCCCCTGTAAGGCAAAAATTTGTGCTGCCACGTGAGGGAGCTTGTGCTGTGGCTAATGCTCATGGCTTCCAGATCAAGAGAAAGGGACAGCTCAGCAGCATTAGGGATTGCAGCCACTGGAAACTCTTCTGGAGAGGCTGGCTGAAAAACCTGACACATGCATAGATAGTGCACACACACTTTAataaagatgtttcttttcaaaattatcttGGGTGACAGTCATTACTTTGCCATAGCTTATAACCTGTAACAtgaaaatttgcaaattttagTTGCCCTTACCCTGGTAAAATAATAGAATTtaaattggaaaagacctgtcAGATCCTCGACTCCATCCATTAACTAGCACAGTcaaatccaccactaaaccatgtccctaagtgccacatcaaCTAGATCATTATCAGAATGATAgatcaaataaaatgaaaattcctaTATTCTAAAGGGATAAGTGAAACAAACAAGTAATAAGGATCAGTTCGAGATCCCCACTGAGATGATTTATAAACACAGCCACCAGACTGGAGTCAACTTTACTCCTTTCTGAGCCGTGTTCATCTGCAAAGCCATCTTGACAGCTGAAGCGAACGCAGGTGAACCAGCAATCCAAAAGGCAAGGAACCTGTCCGACCATATTTACCAAATACATGAAGTCTGCTTGAAACCCCTTAAAATCACAACTGTgtctcagaaataaaaccagagctAAAACTGAGCTCTCAAGTAATTCAGAAAATAAGCACTCTGGTAGCCTGAGGAGATGAAAAATGACAGGGGCGGGTGGTTGGTTTTTGAGtgggggtgggtttttttttatttggcttttgGAGCTTTTTGTGTACGTGGGGCAGGTTGTCTCGTTcttttaaaaccaaagaaatcgTTCGAAAGCGGTTTATCGGTATGACGAAGGTTGGCCATGTGCAAAGGGAAAACAGCTTGGGGCAGTCCAGCCTTGAGCTGCATCCCTGAACCGCTGGGCAGGGTAAGTCAAAGACGCCTCACGAAGCATcgcacagccctgcaggcagaaCACCTCGCAGCGCGGGTACCCCACACCGCCACAgcgggcagcagggagctgtggggcagcGGGGAGCCGTGGGATAGCAGGGAGCTGTAGGGCAGGAGAGGCGGGCTCAGCCGCTGCGCGTCTCCCGTTGGCTGCGGCGCCGctgcgggcggggcggggcggggcagAGCGGTCTCGGTCCGTGCGAGGCGCGGGCCGGCGGGAGCAGCGGCGGCCCCGAGGCGGGAGGATGCGGGCGGTGCCCGGGGTGCAGCCGGATCGGCCCTTCAAGCTCAGGAAGAGTCTCGGTAGGGGCGCCGGGGGCGCGGAGCGCTGCGCAGGTCGGAGGGGTTGCGCGCACACGTAACgcttctcttctctcctctgccccGCAGCCACCCGGCGGGAAGAAGTAGCAGGGATCCGAGCCAAGTTCCCGACAAAAATCCCGGTAAATCTCTGGTTCGCTATCGGAGGTTGTTGCGGCTGTTTAAGGAAAGAAGCGtgtgagggaagggaaagggacCTGGATATTTTAGTTATTGCTAAGTATGGCTCTAATTAAAACAGGTAATTGTTGAGAGATACCATAAAGAGAAATACCTTCCCGTCTTGGACAAAACCAAGTTTCTGGTTCCCGAGGAGCTGACCATGGCACAGTTCATAACCATTATCAGGTGGGTAATGGATACTAGTGGgttggagctgctcctgggcttgGCTGCTGTTCCCCAAGAAGGCATTTCCTACTGTGCTGCTGGGGATATCTTGCTTCCTTCGGTGTGTTGGAGGATAAAGGTGTTAGTAATCTAATGGCTTCCCTCTCTTGCAAGTGTTTGAAGACAGTCAACAGATATTTTCACAGGTGTAGTATTGGGAAAAATGTGGTCTTTTTTGGGATCACAgtcctctcctttctccctaACTGTAGTGAAAAAAGGCTATATAAGACTCCAGTTCTGCTCTCTTCCTGCCTCATGGAATGGGTATTGGGGCTCTGTGATCTCGTTCTGCTGATGACTGTCACTGCCTTGCTCTCTTACTGCACCTGGCTGAATTTGCTCAAGTTCAAAGCAGCTCTTGAATGGGagtgaaatgaaatgtgttGCTAAATTGTTCTTTATGAAACATTACAGCAAAGAAGTCACCCAGCCTATTCAGTGGTATTTTCTGACGAAATGTGAAAGCTATGTTTTTCAGCACACTTTTTAAAGTATAGAAAAAGATCTTTTTAGATGGTAACTTCTGTAAAAGATGTTTTTGGCTCTTGGACAACTTAGATTGTAATCCTTACATGTAATGTCTCTGAAAAGGACTTGTTTTTTGAAGGTAGACTTTATAGTAAGTGTAACAGACTGGAGCTGGAATCCTTTACAAAATCTGCACTGTGGAAGCTTTTGGTTTCTATCCACACTTTTCCCTGGTAACTGGAAATTCCAAGCCCATGCTCAGTAGCACCTTTGGTATAGCTATGTAAGCCTTACTTCAGAGCACAGGCCTTTGAGCTTCCAGTTAACTTCCTGCTGATGGAGACATTAAACCCCATAATAACTTTACACAGGATTTTTTGTACATATTTCATGCAACTGCTCTGCTTAATGTATGTCATAGACTGAAGCTGAAACCATATTCAACTTGCTAATGTTTaatcctctttttctcctctctttttcaATTAGAAGCAGGATGGCTCTGACAGCTACACAAGCTTTCTATCTGCTGGTGAACAACAAAAGCCTAGCCAGTATGTCCTTGACAATGGCAGAAGTGTACAGGGACTACAAAGATGAAGATGGCTTTGTGTATATGACCTATGCTTCCCAGGAGATGTTTGGATGCTTATTACCTGCTGCCCAAGGGAAAACTATGGAATGCTTTCAGAAAATCTAAGATTGGGTTCattgctgcagcaaagcagtTTGCTCTGAATCATGCCTGTGACACGAACCTCAGAGATGCTCCTTCCACTCTACAGAGCTCTTGAGCTCTGTAGTGGGAGTTATGACCTAAAAGCTGGCAG harbors:
- the MAP1LC3C gene encoding microtubule-associated proteins 1A/1B light chain 3C → MRAVPGVQPDRPFKLRKSLATRREEVAGIRAKFPTKIPVIVERYHKEKYLPVLDKTKFLVPEELTMAQFITIIRSRMALTATQAFYLLVNNKSLASMSLTMAEVYRDYKDEDGFVYMTYASQEMFGCLLPAAQGKTMECFQKI